A single region of the Halorussus gelatinilyticus genome encodes:
- a CDS encoding extracellular catalytic domain type 1 short-chain-length polyhydroxyalkanoate depolymerase: MNFDRRTLMKSVGSAVGAATVLGGVGTAAASGSYTNEYYSGFDYWKYVPDGVGAGDPLVVMLHGCSQTADQFREETRMNAVADREGFAVVYPDQYNARNGALCWNWYYDANTTRGDGEAAVIAGMTQETVEAEGLDPERVYVAGLSAGAAMVPNLLAEYADVFAAGGIHSGLEYDAAETSYGGTTAMSYGGPDPKRQGTQAYEAMESYGITSEIPTIVFHGTDDGTVAPVNGHQAAEQATQTNDLAADDADDGGIDYDADAVRDGTADAYSYTAYEYHDASGDSVVEKWMVDGMGHAWSGGASGGEYTAPGGPDASQLMWNFFEGRTRGE; the protein is encoded by the coding sequence ATGAACTTCGACAGACGCACGCTAATGAAATCGGTCGGTAGCGCGGTCGGTGCGGCGACCGTCCTCGGCGGCGTCGGCACCGCCGCGGCCTCGGGGTCGTACACCAACGAGTACTACAGCGGCTTCGACTACTGGAAGTACGTCCCGGACGGCGTCGGGGCGGGCGACCCCCTCGTGGTGATGCTCCACGGCTGTTCCCAGACGGCCGATCAGTTCCGCGAGGAGACTCGGATGAACGCGGTCGCCGACCGCGAGGGGTTCGCGGTCGTCTACCCCGACCAGTACAACGCCCGGAACGGCGCGCTGTGCTGGAACTGGTACTACGACGCCAACACCACGCGGGGCGACGGCGAGGCCGCGGTCATCGCCGGGATGACTCAGGAGACCGTCGAGGCGGAGGGCCTCGACCCCGAGCGCGTCTACGTCGCCGGTCTCTCGGCGGGCGCGGCGATGGTCCCCAACCTGCTCGCGGAGTACGCCGACGTGTTCGCGGCGGGCGGCATCCACTCCGGACTGGAGTACGACGCGGCCGAGACCTCTTACGGCGGCACGACCGCGATGTCCTACGGCGGTCCCGACCCGAAGCGTCAGGGCACGCAGGCGTACGAGGCGATGGAATCCTACGGCATCACCAGCGAAATTCCGACCATCGTCTTCCACGGCACCGACGACGGGACGGTCGCCCCCGTCAACGGCCATCAGGCCGCCGAACAGGCGACCCAGACCAACGACCTCGCGGCCGACGACGCGGACGACGGCGGCATCGACTACGACGCCGACGCGGTGCGCGACGGCACCGCCGACGCCTACAGCTACACCGCCTACGAGTACCACGACGCGAGCGGTGACTCCGTGGTCGAGAAGTGGATGGTCGATGGCATGGGCCACGCGTGGTCCGGCGGCGCTTCGGGCGGCGAGTACACCGCGCCGGGCGGCCCCGACGCGAGCCAACTCATGTGGAACTTCTTCGAAGGCAGAACCCGAGGTGAATGA
- the aglM gene encoding UDP-glucose 6-dehydrogenase AglM, with translation MQINIIGSGYVGTTVGACLADLGHEVTTIDIDEEVVAAINAGESPIHEPGLDDLLAEHVGESLSATTSYENLADADVTFLAVQTPSRSDGSIDTGPLLSAAEMTGEALRDATERHLVVVKSTVTPPNVEELRAAVLDGAGSARDYVEVAANPEFQREGSAVEDFLDPQKIVFGTDSDWATERLRAVYAPLVADTGANVVETDPETAMMVKYANNVFLASKISLINELGNVCKEFGIDAYEVADAIGMDDRIGERFLRSGVGWGGSCFPKDTAALIDTARESGYDPELLEAVVSVNDGQPDRMVELLTDHVNVEGRPIAVLGLSFKPGTGDIRNSRAIPVIERLDALGAEVVAYDPVAIDNMRERFPEVTYAEDAADALRDAHGALVVTDWDEFEALDSEFDAMARPVVVDGRHVVERRDGLTYEGLTW, from the coding sequence GTGCAAATCAACATCATCGGTAGCGGCTACGTCGGGACGACGGTGGGGGCCTGTCTCGCCGACCTCGGCCACGAGGTGACGACCATCGACATCGACGAGGAGGTCGTCGCCGCCATCAACGCGGGCGAGTCGCCGATTCACGAACCCGGACTGGACGACCTGCTCGCGGAACACGTCGGGGAATCGCTCTCCGCGACGACTTCTTACGAGAACCTCGCGGACGCCGACGTGACGTTTCTCGCGGTCCAGACGCCCTCCCGGTCGGACGGGAGCATCGACACGGGGCCGCTCCTGAGCGCGGCCGAGATGACCGGTGAGGCGCTTCGGGACGCCACGGAGCGCCACCTCGTCGTCGTCAAGAGTACGGTCACGCCGCCGAACGTCGAGGAGTTACGGGCGGCGGTCCTCGACGGTGCCGGCAGCGCGCGCGACTACGTCGAGGTGGCCGCGAATCCGGAGTTCCAGCGCGAGGGGTCGGCGGTCGAGGACTTCCTCGACCCGCAGAAGATCGTCTTCGGCACCGACTCCGACTGGGCGACCGAACGGCTCCGGGCGGTGTACGCGCCGCTCGTGGCCGACACCGGTGCCAACGTGGTCGAGACCGACCCCGAAACCGCGATGATGGTGAAGTACGCGAACAACGTCTTCCTCGCGTCGAAGATCAGCCTGATAAACGAACTCGGGAACGTCTGCAAGGAGTTCGGCATCGACGCCTACGAGGTCGCGGACGCCATCGGAATGGACGACCGCATCGGCGAACGCTTCCTCCGGTCGGGCGTCGGCTGGGGCGGGTCGTGCTTCCCGAAGGACACCGCGGCGCTCATCGACACTGCACGCGAGTCGGGGTACGACCCGGAACTGTTGGAGGCGGTCGTCTCGGTCAACGACGGACAACCCGACCGGATGGTGGAGTTGCTGACCGACCACGTGAACGTCGAGGGGCGACCGATTGCCGTTCTCGGGCTGTCGTTCAAACCCGGTACCGGCGATATTCGGAACTCGCGCGCCATCCCGGTCATCGAGCGGCTCGACGCGCTCGGGGCCGAAGTGGTGGCGTACGATCCGGTCGCAATCGACAACATGCGCGAGCGGTTCCCCGAAGTGACGTACGCGGAGGACGCCGCGGACGCGCTCCGAGACGCGCACGGTGCGCTCGTCGTCACCGACTGGGACGAGTTCGAAGCGCTCGACTCGGAGTTCGACGCGATGGCCCGTCCGGTCGTCGTGGACGGCCGCCACGTCGTGGAGCGACGTGACGGCCTGACCTACGAGGGCCTGACGTGGTAA
- a CDS encoding (2Fe-2S)-binding protein: MTTHDITLTVDGTDEELTVESRTLLVHALRDRLDYTAPNVGCDSGTCGACTVHLDGDAVKSCTVLAVQADGSDVTTAAGLADGDLHPVQTALHEEHGLQCGYCTPGIAMTATDLLETNPDPDRDEIRAALKGNVCRCTGYQNVVDAIERVADETRDADSAVGEPGDSAPPAGGDGS; this comes from the coding sequence ATGACGACCCACGACATCACCCTGACCGTTGACGGCACAGACGAGGAACTGACCGTCGAGTCCCGGACCCTGTTGGTCCACGCTCTTCGGGACCGACTCGACTACACCGCGCCCAACGTCGGGTGCGATTCGGGGACCTGCGGGGCCTGCACCGTCCACCTCGACGGCGACGCCGTGAAGTCCTGCACCGTCCTCGCGGTCCAAGCCGACGGGAGCGACGTGACCACGGCCGCGGGACTCGCGGACGGGGACCTCCACCCGGTTCAGACCGCGCTCCACGAGGAACACGGACTCCAGTGTGGCTACTGCACCCCCGGCATCGCGATGACCGCGACCGACCTCCTCGAGACGAACCCGGACCCCGACCGCGACGAGATTCGGGCCGCGCTCAAGGGGAACGTCTGTCGGTGTACCGGGTACCAGAACGTCGTAGACGCCATCGAGCGCGTCGCGGACGAGACGCGCGACGCCGATTCCGCGGTCGGCGAACCCGGCGACTCCGCCCCTCCTGCCGGAGGTGACGGGTCGTGA
- a CDS encoding ABC transporter permease, with translation MDGATRDAPRPAGYLQLAKAVLYREYLLFVRYPANAVGGIVVSLFFFGLLFYGGRMLAGRAITDSIEGIVVGYFLWTLSVGAYSSISNDIGSEVQWGTLERHVMTPFGFAPVAFLKGVAKLVRTFVTSTVILAAMLLVTGTTLTLDVVTVVPVAVLSVASVLGLGFAAGGVTVLYKRIGSWLNLLQFGFIVLISAPAFELGWTKFLPLALGSSMLQRAMVDGVRLWEFPLADLVILLGTAVGYVALGYAVFEYATRRARRLGVLGDY, from the coding sequence ATGGACGGAGCGACACGGGATGCACCGCGACCCGCGGGCTACCTGCAACTCGCGAAGGCGGTCCTCTACCGGGAGTACCTCCTCTTCGTTCGCTACCCGGCCAACGCCGTCGGTGGCATCGTAGTCTCGCTGTTCTTCTTCGGCCTGCTGTTCTACGGCGGCCGGATGCTCGCGGGGCGGGCGATAACCGACTCCATCGAGGGCATCGTCGTCGGCTACTTCCTCTGGACGCTCTCGGTCGGGGCCTACTCGTCCATCTCGAACGACATCGGGAGCGAAGTCCAGTGGGGAACGCTCGAGCGCCACGTCATGACGCCGTTCGGGTTCGCGCCCGTCGCCTTCCTCAAGGGCGTCGCCAAGCTCGTCCGGACGTTCGTCACCTCGACGGTCATCCTCGCCGCGATGCTGCTCGTGACCGGCACGACGCTCACCCTCGACGTGGTGACCGTCGTCCCGGTCGCGGTCCTGAGCGTCGCCTCGGTGCTGGGACTGGGCTTCGCGGCCGGCGGCGTCACCGTCCTCTACAAGCGAATCGGGAGTTGGCTCAATCTACTGCAGTTCGGATTCATCGTCCTCATCTCGGCCCCGGCGTTCGAGTTGGGGTGGACGAAGTTCCTCCCGCTCGCGCTCGGGAGTTCGATGCTCCAGCGCGCGATGGTCGATGGCGTTCGCCTCTGGGAGTTCCCCCTCGCCGACCTCGTGATTCTGCTCGGCACGGCGGTCGGCTACGTGGCGCTGGGGTACGCCGTCTTCGAGTACGCGACCCGGCGCGCGCGACGACTCGGCGTCCTCGGCGACTACTGA
- a CDS encoding extracellular catalytic domain type 1 short-chain-length polyhydroxyalkanoate depolymerase, with the protein MTVNLQRRTLLKSLGSSVAAASFAGVSAGAAGSYTSESYDGRTYKKYVPTGADGSTDVPLVVMLHGCTQSPDSFKDETRMNEVAERETFVVIYPDQTTSANYNECWQWFNDANTTRGSGEAALVKGMVDRVKSNHAIDDKRVYAAGFSAGGGFVPNLTVEYADVFAAAGVHSGLMYDVAESQSEGTTAMSSCSGAPTPEEEGQHAYDRMEQFGVTRPVPTVVFHGTSDYTVYPCNGDEVAERATVTNDLALDGADDDNLDYTADSTTNGSGSSLSYTKYEYADDAGTVWVEKYEVDSMGHAWSGGASGGSYTAPGGPDASQRIWDFFSRFMLDGSDGGSGGDDGGSDNAAPTASANASPTDPAVGTTVSFDGSGSSDADGSIASYEWDFGDGATATGRTASHSYDSSSDYTATLTVTDDAGATDTASVTVSVGGGSFEGYCGTDDNYAHVQAGRAYTDGSYAYAEGSDEQMGLYNTYATTTLKETSAGYFEIVDSC; encoded by the coding sequence ATGACCGTGAATCTCCAACGACGCACGCTACTGAAGTCGCTGGGCAGTTCGGTCGCCGCGGCCTCCTTCGCCGGCGTCTCGGCGGGTGCGGCCGGGAGCTACACGTCCGAGAGCTACGACGGGCGGACCTACAAGAAGTACGTCCCGACCGGGGCCGACGGTTCGACCGACGTACCGCTGGTCGTGATGCTCCACGGCTGTACCCAGAGTCCCGACTCGTTCAAGGACGAGACTCGGATGAACGAGGTCGCCGAACGGGAGACGTTCGTCGTCATCTACCCCGACCAGACTACGAGCGCGAACTACAACGAGTGCTGGCAGTGGTTCAACGACGCCAACACCACCCGCGGGAGCGGCGAGGCCGCGCTCGTCAAGGGGATGGTAGACCGGGTGAAATCGAACCACGCCATCGACGACAAGCGGGTCTACGCCGCCGGATTCTCCGCGGGCGGCGGGTTCGTCCCGAACCTCACCGTCGAGTACGCCGACGTGTTCGCGGCGGCCGGGGTCCACTCCGGGCTGATGTACGACGTCGCCGAGAGCCAGTCCGAGGGGACGACCGCGATGAGCAGTTGTAGCGGCGCGCCGACGCCCGAAGAGGAGGGCCAGCACGCCTACGACCGGATGGAGCAGTTCGGCGTCACTCGACCCGTGCCGACCGTCGTCTTCCACGGCACCAGCGACTACACGGTCTACCCCTGCAACGGCGACGAGGTGGCCGAGCGCGCGACCGTGACCAACGACCTCGCGCTCGACGGCGCGGACGACGACAACCTCGATTATACTGCCGACTCCACGACCAACGGCTCCGGGTCCAGCCTGAGCTACACCAAGTACGAGTACGCCGACGACGCCGGGACGGTCTGGGTCGAGAAGTACGAAGTCGATAGCATGGGCCACGCGTGGTCCGGCGGTGCCTCCGGTGGCTCGTACACCGCACCGGGCGGTCCCGACGCGAGCCAGCGCATCTGGGACTTCTTCTCGCGGTTCATGCTCGACGGCTCGGACGGCGGTTCGGGCGGCGACGACGGCGGAAGCGACAACGCCGCGCCGACCGCATCGGCGAACGCCAGCCCCACCGACCCCGCGGTGGGCACGACGGTCTCGTTCGACGGGTCGGGGTCGTCTGACGCGGACGGTTCCATTGCCTCGTACGAGTGGGACTTCGGCGACGGCGCGACCGCGACCGGCCGGACCGCCAGCCACAGTTACGACTCGTCGAGCGACTACACCGCGACGCTGACGGTCACGGACGACGCGGGCGCGACCGACACCGCCTCGGTGACGGTTTCGGTCGGCGGTGGGAGCTTCGAGGGCTACTGCGGCACCGACGACAACTACGCCCACGTACAGGCGGGCCGGGCGTACACCGACGGGAGCTACGCCTACGCCGAGGGGTCCGACGAGCAGATGGGTCTCTACAACACCTACGCGACCACGACGCTGAAAGAGACCTCCGCGGGCTACTTCGAAATCGTGGATAGCTGCTAG
- a CDS encoding xanthine dehydrogenase family protein molybdopterin-binding subunit has product MSETTGEAAERADAAASARDEDGESGDADESLVGRGISRREDAALLRGEAEFTDDLRAPGMAHLALVRSECAHGDVVDVDTAEAAAREDVVAVFTWADVAASDAPGTLPLTTEPLDCDPPEHPLLARERVRYQGQPVAAVVAEDRYAAADAARTVNVTYDEREAVVDPVAATAESAPDLFEAAPNNVALTSELGDADATDEAFADADRVVSLDLENNRLMPTAMEPRAALARWSAGDERLTVEMTAQGPHGERRKFAHSLGLAEGDVRVVAPRVGGGFGHKNTPYPGDSLAGWAAMELGRPVKWTATRRGNYLAGNHGRDHRTHGEVAVDDDGTIRGFRVETHANAGGHGLGFGPAMPGSYGTLLAGQYDVPAIHCETTVAFTNTAPVHSYRGAGRPEAIYVTERLVDAAARELGTDPVELRRRNQLAPEDLPHETAVGASYDSGDYEATMDEALDAVDYAERTATERDDEGRYVGVGVACLVESSGFSFESGVVRVEPDGNVRVYAGTHSHGQGHETTYAQIVADELGVPYEDVAVGEGDTERIPQGTGTFASRSTITGGNAVAESARDVRGKARRVAAHLLDADPDALALDDGTFRVEGAPERTCEVAEVAEAAYGPGLPDHLSPGLEATTFYEPEGTTYPHGTHVAVVAVDPETGEIEILRYVAADDCGEQINPTIVEGQIHGGVAQGIGQARYEQTAYDEDGSLLTDSMRSYAVPRAGQIPEMETRATVSPSPRNDLGVKGVGEAGTIGAPPALVNAVADALEPLGVRHVDMPLTDERVWRAIRDAEQ; this is encoded by the coding sequence ATGAGCGAGACGACCGGCGAGGCGGCCGAGCGCGCCGACGCCGCGGCGTCGGCGCGCGACGAGGATGGGGAGTCCGGGGACGCCGACGAGTCGCTGGTCGGGCGGGGCATCTCGCGCCGCGAGGACGCCGCGCTCCTCCGGGGCGAGGCCGAGTTCACCGACGACCTGCGCGCGCCGGGGATGGCCCACCTCGCGCTGGTCCGGAGCGAGTGCGCCCACGGCGACGTGGTGGACGTGGACACAGCAGAGGCGGCCGCGCGCGAGGACGTGGTCGCGGTGTTCACGTGGGCGGACGTGGCCGCGTCGGACGCGCCCGGTACGCTCCCGCTAACGACGGAACCGCTCGACTGCGACCCGCCGGAGCATCCGCTTCTGGCCCGCGAGCGCGTCCGGTATCAGGGCCAACCAGTCGCCGCGGTGGTGGCCGAGGACCGCTACGCCGCCGCCGACGCCGCCCGCACCGTGAACGTGACCTACGACGAGCGCGAGGCGGTCGTGGACCCCGTGGCGGCGACGGCGGAGTCGGCCCCCGACCTGTTCGAGGCGGCCCCGAACAACGTCGCGCTGACGAGCGAACTGGGCGACGCCGACGCGACCGACGAGGCGTTCGCCGACGCCGACCGGGTGGTGTCGCTCGACTTGGAGAACAACCGGCTCATGCCGACCGCGATGGAACCGCGGGCCGCGCTCGCGCGCTGGTCGGCGGGCGACGAGCGACTGACCGTCGAGATGACGGCGCAGGGACCCCACGGCGAGCGCCGGAAGTTCGCCCACTCGCTCGGGTTGGCCGAGGGCGACGTCCGGGTCGTCGCACCCCGCGTCGGCGGCGGGTTCGGCCACAAGAACACGCCCTACCCCGGCGACTCGCTGGCGGGGTGGGCCGCGATGGAACTCGGTCGCCCGGTCAAGTGGACCGCGACCCGGCGAGGCAACTACCTCGCGGGCAACCACGGCCGGGACCACCGGACGCACGGCGAGGTGGCGGTAGACGACGACGGGACGATTCGCGGGTTCCGCGTCGAGACCCACGCGAACGCGGGCGGGCACGGACTCGGGTTCGGTCCGGCGATGCCGGGGAGTTACGGCACCCTGCTGGCGGGTCAGTACGACGTACCCGCGATTCACTGCGAGACCACCGTCGCGTTCACCAACACCGCGCCGGTCCACTCCTATCGGGGGGCCGGACGCCCCGAAGCCATCTACGTCACCGAGCGACTGGTGGACGCCGCGGCGCGCGAACTCGGCACGGACCCGGTGGAACTCCGGCGGCGGAATCAACTCGCGCCCGAGGACCTGCCCCACGAGACCGCGGTCGGGGCTTCGTACGACAGCGGCGACTACGAGGCGACGATGGACGAGGCGCTCGACGCGGTGGACTACGCTGAGCGCACGGCCACGGAGCGCGACGACGAGGGCCGCTACGTCGGCGTCGGCGTGGCCTGTCTCGTGGAGTCGAGCGGCTTCTCCTTCGAGAGCGGCGTCGTCCGCGTCGAACCCGACGGGAACGTCCGCGTCTACGCGGGGACCCACTCCCACGGGCAGGGTCACGAGACGACCTACGCCCAAATCGTCGCTGACGAACTCGGCGTCCCTTACGAGGACGTCGCGGTCGGCGAGGGCGACACCGAACGGATTCCGCAGGGGACCGGTACGTTCGCCAGCAGGAGTACGATCACGGGCGGAAACGCCGTCGCCGAGAGCGCCCGCGATGTTCGCGGGAAGGCCCGGCGGGTCGCGGCCCACCTGCTCGACGCTGACCCGGACGCACTGGCGCTCGACGACGGGACCTTCCGGGTCGAGGGAGCGCCCGAACGGACGTGTGAGGTCGCCGAGGTCGCGGAGGCGGCCTACGGGCCGGGACTCCCCGACCACCTCTCCCCGGGGCTGGAGGCGACGACGTTCTACGAACCCGAGGGGACGACCTACCCCCACGGGACCCACGTCGCGGTCGTCGCGGTGGACCCCGAGACCGGCGAAATCGAGATACTGCGCTACGTCGCGGCCGACGACTGCGGCGAGCAGATCAACCCGACCATCGTGGAGGGCCAGATTCACGGCGGGGTCGCGCAGGGAATCGGACAGGCCCGCTACGAGCAGACCGCCTACGACGAGGACGGGTCGCTGTTGACCGACTCGATGCGGAGCTACGCCGTCCCGCGGGCCGGACAGATTCCCGAGATGGAGACCCGCGCGACCGTCTCGCCCTCGCCGCGCAACGACCTCGGGGTGAAGGGCGTCGGCGAGGCCGGAACCATCGGGGCACCGCCCGCGCTCGTGAACGCGGTCGCCGACGCGCTCGAACCGCTCGGCGTCCGGCACGTGGACATGCCGCTGACCGACGAGCGCGTCTGGCGCGCGATTCGGGACGCCGAGCAGTAG
- a CDS encoding FAD binding domain-containing protein, with translation MIPPAFDYHRASSVGDALDRLETHADDDPVVLAGGHGLLPDAKTGAASFGVAIDIGEIDRLRGVEDGTGERERADDDGSTAVGALTTHATLAESAAVRRAAPALTEAAAEVGDVQVRNRGTVGGNLVEADPAADLPAAAVAADATLVLEGRDGEREVSAEAFFQEDGGTDLGDRELLTEIRLPDAEADATEAGGTAEATGGAYAKKTHPATGYALVGVAASLSLADGTVTDARLAATGVADAPVGLTAVEDALVGREPDADALAEAAERAGAGLDPEDARSDVAASGEFRLHLLEVYAERALADAAASAAEREGVDR, from the coding sequence GTGATTCCGCCCGCGTTCGACTACCACCGGGCGTCGTCGGTCGGAGACGCGCTCGACCGCCTCGAAACGCACGCCGACGACGACCCGGTCGTCCTCGCGGGCGGCCACGGCCTGCTCCCCGACGCGAAGACCGGCGCGGCGAGTTTCGGCGTCGCCATCGACATCGGCGAGATAGACCGTCTGCGCGGCGTCGAGGACGGGACGGGCGAGCGAGAACGAGCGGACGACGACGGTTCGACCGCAGTCGGCGCGCTCACGACCCACGCGACGCTCGCCGAGTCGGCGGCGGTGCGACGCGCCGCCCCAGCGCTGACCGAGGCCGCGGCCGAGGTCGGCGACGTGCAGGTCCGCAACCGCGGGACCGTCGGCGGCAACCTCGTCGAGGCCGACCCGGCGGCCGACCTCCCGGCCGCGGCGGTCGCGGCCGACGCGACGCTCGTCCTCGAAGGTCGGGACGGCGAGCGCGAGGTGTCGGCCGAGGCGTTCTTCCAAGAGGACGGCGGGACCGACCTCGGCGACCGGGAACTCCTGACCGAGATTCGGCTTCCCGACGCGGAGGCCGACGCGACGGAGGCAGGAGGAACCGCGGAGGCCACCGGCGGCGCGTACGCGAAGAAGACCCATCCGGCCACCGGGTACGCGCTGGTCGGGGTCGCGGCCTCGCTCTCGCTCGCGGACGGCACAGTGACCGACGCGCGCCTCGCGGCCACCGGCGTCGCCGACGCGCCCGTGGGACTGACCGCAGTCGAGGACGCGCTCGTCGGACGCGAACCGGACGCGGACGCACTCGCGGAGGCGGCCGAGCGCGCCGGCGCGGGACTCGACCCCGAGGACGCGCGCTCCGACGTGGCGGCATCCGGCGAGTTCCGGCTTCACCTGCTGGAAGTCTACGCCGAGCGCGCGCTGGCGGACGCGGCGGCGAGCGCGGCCGAACGCGAGGGGGTGGACCGATGA
- a CDS encoding lipopolysaccharide biosynthesis protein, producing MTSESTEAGDSTAGGERSSASDSSPAGEPVGDPVEARLEDALERVAHGATVSVPSILVQRGLTLAFTAVLTNGFSAGAYGAFALARRLQRYLLRVALGFRRGLSRFLPNAESDAERDSLATFAGLLLVGAATVFGAALFAAAPLVTQIADEGAQFERYLRIFAVGVPAGVWLFTVTEILRGLEAVGPLNLTLRVCFPTAQLGVGAIATFVFHDLALAAAGVLAVMGLTGVGAAAWLVRERGFRPRLRGGDAQRLRRTYLSFTLPLFVGGIATTTQRLGFYPLIAVFLSSVAGGVFAVGVLVGTLVRLPLIGINQFIPPVAAALHEEGHRDALRRLYHVTSRLVLIGVTGLAIPVVVYRETVMALFGPTFVEYAPLLPGFVVAQYAACAAGSVGILLTMTDHQRALLVVNVVITAFLAVTAIPLTTTFGLPGLVGSYLLMLTVNNGLEVVVLYYLEGLQPFTRLHAKPLVAGVPLAVVALGVRSVLSGVGALVVGTALGVTAYATALGLLGFTAVERRLAATLAARYRDEFSKSFR from the coding sequence GTGACCTCCGAATCGACCGAGGCGGGCGACTCGACCGCCGGGGGCGAGCGTTCGTCGGCGAGCGATTCCTCGCCGGCCGGTGAACCGGTCGGCGACCCCGTGGAGGCCCGTCTCGAAGACGCGCTGGAGCGGGTCGCCCACGGCGCGACCGTCTCGGTGCCAAGTATCCTCGTCCAGCGCGGCCTGACGCTGGCGTTCACCGCGGTCCTGACGAACGGCTTCTCGGCGGGTGCGTACGGCGCGTTCGCGCTCGCCCGGCGACTCCAGCGGTACTTGCTACGAGTCGCGCTCGGCTTCCGGCGGGGACTGAGCAGATTCCTGCCGAACGCGGAGTCGGACGCCGAGCGTGACTCGCTCGCGACATTCGCGGGACTGTTGCTCGTCGGCGCGGCCACCGTCTTCGGCGCCGCACTGTTCGCGGCCGCGCCGCTGGTGACGCAGATCGCCGACGAAGGCGCGCAGTTCGAACGCTACCTGCGCATCTTCGCGGTCGGGGTACCCGCGGGCGTCTGGCTGTTCACCGTCACCGAGATTCTGCGCGGTCTCGAAGCCGTCGGGCCGCTCAACCTCACGCTCCGGGTCTGCTTCCCGACGGCCCAGCTCGGGGTCGGCGCGATCGCTACCTTCGTCTTCCACGACCTCGCGCTCGCCGCCGCCGGCGTGCTGGCCGTCATGGGACTGACCGGCGTCGGAGCGGCCGCGTGGCTGGTCCGCGAACGCGGATTTCGGCCACGGCTCCGAGGCGGAGACGCGCAGCGTCTCCGCCGGACGTACCTCTCGTTCACCCTCCCGCTGTTCGTCGGCGGCATCGCAACGACGACTCAACGCCTCGGGTTCTATCCGCTCATCGCGGTGTTCCTGTCGAGCGTCGCGGGCGGTGTGTTCGCGGTCGGCGTCCTCGTCGGCACGCTGGTCCGGTTGCCGCTAATAGGCATCAACCAGTTCATCCCGCCGGTCGCGGCGGCGCTCCACGAGGAGGGCCACCGGGACGCGCTCCGGCGACTCTACCACGTCACGAGTCGGTTGGTACTGATCGGCGTGACGGGGCTGGCGATTCCGGTCGTCGTCTACCGCGAGACCGTGATGGCGCTGTTCGGCCCGACGTTCGTCGAGTACGCGCCGCTGTTGCCGGGGTTCGTCGTCGCGCAGTACGCGGCGTGCGCCGCGGGCAGCGTCGGCATCCTGCTGACGATGACCGACCACCAGCGGGCACTACTGGTCGTCAACGTCGTCATCACCGCGTTTCTGGCCGTCACGGCGATTCCGCTGACGACGACGTTCGGACTGCCGGGGCTGGTCGGGAGTTATCTCTTGATGCTCACGGTCAACAACGGACTCGAGGTGGTGGTGCTGTACTACCTCGAAGGACTGCAACCGTTCACGCGCCTCCACGCGAAGCCGCTGGTCGCGGGCGTGCCGTTGGCGGTCGTCGCACTCGGGGTCCGGTCCGTACTCTCGGGCGTCGGAGCGCTCGTCGTCGGGACCGCGCTCGGGGTGACGGCCTACGCCACTGCGCTCGGTCTCCTCGGATTCACGGCGGTCGAGCGGCGACTGGCCGCGACGCTCGCGGCGCGGTATCGAGACGAGTTCTCGAAGTCGTTCCGGTAA